The Halorubrum salinarum genome segment TTGCCGAGGATCTCGGCGAGCGACTCGAAGGTCGCGCGGACGGCCGCCTCGTCCGGGCTCCCGTCGATGAAGCTCATGTACGCGTCGTACCCTTCCTGCCCGAGCATCGTCGAGGCGAACAGCTGGGTCGTCGTCCAGGTACCGCTCGCGCCGTGCGTCATCGGGATCGCGTCGGTCTCGTTCTGGACCGTCTCCAGCGCGTCGATGAGCGCCGAGACGCTCGTCAGCGAGTCGGGGTCGACCCCCGCCTCCTCGACGACCGAAGTGTTGTAGAACAGGCAGTTCAGGCGGTGCGAGCCGAGGGGGACGCCGCGATAGGCGCCGTTGTACTGGTGGAGGTCGACCGCCTCGTCCACCATCACGTCCGCAAAGCCCTCCGACTCCCACACGTCGTCGACCTCGCCCAGCACGCCCTCGTACCGCTGGAGGTTCGGGCCGGGCCAGTTGGCGAACGAGCTCGGCGGGTCGCCGTTCTGGAGCCGGTTCGCGACGACCGCGTCGAGGTTCTGGTTCCCGCCGCCGCCGATCGGGTTGAACTCGTGTTCGACGTCCGGGTGCGCCTCGTCGAAGGCGGTGACGAGCGCCTCCGCCGCGCGGGCGCCGTCGCCGCCGGTCCACGCGTGAAGAACTTCGAGCGTGTTGCCGCTTCCGCCGTCGCCGCCGTCGCCGCCGTCGCCGCCGCCGGAACAGCCGGCGAGCCCCGCGAGCGTCGCCGCCCCCGTCGCTCCGACGAAATGTCGCCGCGATAACCGCTTGTCTTGGTCTGTCATGGTACTTCACGGTGTACAATGGATGATTGCCATATATACTTACTCATTCTTTGAGAACTATTTTTGAAGTATCTATTCGCACGTCACCCCCGTCGTAATCGGAGTTCTTTACGCCCGGTCGGACGGCGACGGACCGACGGGCATACTACGGTCCGGCGGATGGGCGTACGCATGCGCCCCTCGACCGCCGCCGTCACGTATCCCGTCGCCGGCGACGCCCGGGAGCGGCCCCTCCTCGCCGTCTGGCTGCTGTTCGCGCTGGCCGTCGTCGTGCCGGTCCTCCCGGCGCTGCCGGTCGTCGGCTACCTCGTCCGCGTGCTGACCGCCAGCGAGCGGGGCGACTCGATGCCGCCCTTCCTCGCCGACGGCCGGACGCTCCTCCGCCGGTCGCTCGGCGGGACGGCCGTCTGTCTGGTGTTCCTCGGGATCCCGTTCGCGGCCCTCCTGGTGACGCTCTACGGCGTCGTCACGCTCGACCCCGGCGCGAACGCGCCGGTCGGCCGCATCCTCGCCGGATCGACGGCCGTGCTCTTCGTCGGCGTCTTCGGCACGTACCTCGCGCCCGTCTCGCTGATCACCTACGGTCGGGAGGGGTCGCTCCGCCGGGCGTTCTCCCCGGGCGCCCTCCGGCCGGTCGCCGGCCACGCCGCCTACTTCTTCGGGTGGACCCTCGGCTTCACCGCGCTCGTCGTCGCCGTCGGCGTCGGCGGCGCGCTGTTCACCGTCTCGCGCGCGGGCCCGCTGTTCGGGACGTTCGTCCTCGCGTACGGCCTCCTCGTGGCCGCGTACCTCTGGGGGCGCGCCGTCGAGCGCGCCCGGCGACGGTAGGGGGACGGCGCGGCGCCGCGACCGACCGATTCTTGACCGCCCGGCCCGGACTCACACGGCATGGACGGACCGCTGTGGACGGACACGCACGCGCCCGACCTCGACGAGATCCGGCAGGACGAGGCCCGCGACCGCCTGCGTCGGGCCGTCGACGAGCCGATGAACCTCGTCGTCCAGGGGCCGCCGGGGGTCGGGAAGACGGCGGCGGCGCGCGCGCTCGCCGAGGCGTCACACGCCGACCCGGACGCCGACCTGATCGAGATCAACGTCGCCGACTTCTTCGGGCGGACCAAAAAGGAGATCCGGACCGACCCGCGGTTCGAGGGGTTCCTCGCGGGGCGGAGCTCGATGGCGAAACGCGACATGATAAACCGCGTGCTGAAGGAGTCGGCGTCGTACGCGCCGATGTCCGGCGAGTACAAGACGGTCCTGCTGGACAACGCGGAGGCGATCCGAGAGGACTTCCAGCAGGCGCTGCGCCGCGTGATGGAGAAGCACCACCGCACCACCCAGTTCGTGATCGCGACGCGCCAGCCCTCGAAGCTCATCGCCCCGATCCGGTCGCGCTGCTTCCCGGTCCGGGTCCGCTCGCCGACCACCGACGAGACGATCGACGTCCTCGAAGCGATCTGCGAGCGCGAGGGCGTCGACTACGACGGCGACGGGCTGGAGTTCGTCGCCAGCGCGGCCGGCGGCGACCTCCGGGAGGCGATCCTCTCGGCGCAGGCGACCGCGGTCGAGGGCGGCGAGGTCACCATGTCGACCGCCTACGAGACGCTCGGCGACGTGGGCGACGACGACGCGATCCGCGGGGCGCTTGCCGACGCCCGCGCCGGCGACCTGAAGGACGCCCGCTCGGCACTCGACGACCTGCTCGAAGAGGGATACGACGGGCAGGAGCTGCTCCGCGAGACGCTCCGCGTCGCCCGCGCCGGCTCCGAGTACGGCGGCGACGACCTCGCGCGGCTCCACGCGCTCGCGGGCGAGGCCGACCTCGACCTGTCCGACGGGCTCCACGACACGACCCACCTCGTCCACCTGCTCGCGGCGTGGGCGGCGGGACGGACCGAGCTCTCCCCCGAACTCCGGGACGCGGAGGCGGCGTCGTGACCCGCCGCCCGCCGCTCTCGCGGCTGCTCCCCTTCCCGGTCGTCGACGCCGCGTGGGACCTGGCGCTCGTCCCGGCGCTCGCTGGCGCCGTCGCGCTGCCGTTCGTCCCGCCCGTCGGCGTCGCGCTCGTCGCGCTCGCCGTCGGGGTCCTCTGGTTCCACCGCGACCCCGAGCGCGACCCGCCGAAGGGCGACGAGACGGTCGTCTCCCCGGCCGACGGCACCGTTTCGGTGGTCCGCGAGGAGGGCTCGCGACTCCGCGTCGGCGTGTTCATGAACGTCACCGACGTGCACGTGAACCGCGCGCCGCTCGCGGGCGAGGTGCGCGAGGTCCGCCACCGGCCCGGCGCGAACCGCCCGGCGTTCGACAAGGAGTCGGACCGCAACGAGCAGGTCGCGATCGACTTCGGGGAGTACGAGCTGCTCGTCATCGCGGGCTGGTTCGCCCGGCGGATCCACCCGTCGGTCGAGCCGGGTGACCGCGTCGAGCGCGGCGACCGCGTCGGGCACGTCTCGTTCGGCTCCCGCGCCGACGTGGTCCTGCCCGCGGACGTGGGCCGCGAGGACCTGCTCGTCGCCGAGGGCGACGGCGTCCGCGCGGGCGAGACGATCATCGCGGAGCGCCCGAGCGACGACGGGTAGCGCCGCCGCGTCGCGACGCGGTCGCCGCGTCGGCCGTTCGAATCGGGCCATACGCTTTTGTTTCGTCCGCGAGACCGTGTCTTCGATGACGGAAGAGACAATCCACGAGTCGAGCCGGTCGCGGACCCGACAGGGGCTGGCCACGTACCTCCGCCGGATCGCCCGCGCGCTCGGTCGCGGCGAGCCCGTGCCGGTCGACGAGGACGGGACGGTGACGGTCGACGCGGCCGGGACCGGCGACGTCGAGGTCGAACTCGAACGGGAGGACGGCACGGTCCACTTCGAGATAGAGGTGGAGTGGCCCGAGGAGGAGGTCGCCGTCGACGAGGACGCGAGCGCGAGC includes the following:
- a CDS encoding ABC transporter substrate-binding protein, which translates into the protein MTDQDKRLSRRHFVGATGAATLAGLAGCSGGGDGGDGGDGGSGNTLEVLHAWTGGDGARAAEALVTAFDEAHPDVEHEFNPIGGGGNQNLDAVVANRLQNGDPPSSFANWPGPNLQRYEGVLGEVDDVWESEGFADVMVDEAVDLHQYNGAYRGVPLGSHRLNCLFYNTSVVEEAGVDPDSLTSVSALIDALETVQNETDAIPMTHGASGTWTTTQLFASTMLGQEGYDAYMSFIDGSPDEAAVRATFESLAEILGNYINEDASSIGLTESNQNIIEGNAAFIHQGNWAAGAYRNAEDFNYNEDWGFKTYPGSENMYMLHFDSFLYPSDNPSPEATKTFLSFVGSEAAQVAFNQYKGSIPTRTDVDMSEFGPYLQETQEDFASAEQRPPNLQHGLGVPSETMTALNEVISSEFSGPYNVDAATQGFVDAVSN
- a CDS encoding DUF4013 domain-containing protein, whose protein sequence is MRPSTAAVTYPVAGDARERPLLAVWLLFALAVVVPVLPALPVVGYLVRVLTASERGDSMPPFLADGRTLLRRSLGGTAVCLVFLGIPFAALLVTLYGVVTLDPGANAPVGRILAGSTAVLFVGVFGTYLAPVSLITYGREGSLRRAFSPGALRPVAGHAAYFFGWTLGFTALVVAVGVGGALFTVSRAGPLFGTFVLAYGLLVAAYLWGRAVERARRR
- a CDS encoding AAA family ATPase codes for the protein MDGPLWTDTHAPDLDEIRQDEARDRLRRAVDEPMNLVVQGPPGVGKTAAARALAEASHADPDADLIEINVADFFGRTKKEIRTDPRFEGFLAGRSSMAKRDMINRVLKESASYAPMSGEYKTVLLDNAEAIREDFQQALRRVMEKHHRTTQFVIATRQPSKLIAPIRSRCFPVRVRSPTTDETIDVLEAICEREGVDYDGDGLEFVASAAGGDLREAILSAQATAVEGGEVTMSTAYETLGDVGDDDAIRGALADARAGDLKDARSALDDLLEEGYDGQELLRETLRVARAGSEYGGDDLARLHALAGEADLDLSDGLHDTTHLVHLLAAWAAGRTELSPELRDAEAAS
- a CDS encoding protein sorting system archaetidylserine decarboxylase, yielding MTRRPPLSRLLPFPVVDAAWDLALVPALAGAVALPFVPPVGVALVALAVGVLWFHRDPERDPPKGDETVVSPADGTVSVVREEGSRLRVGVFMNVTDVHVNRAPLAGEVREVRHRPGANRPAFDKESDRNEQVAIDFGEYELLVIAGWFARRIHPSVEPGDRVERGDRVGHVSFGSRADVVLPADVGREDLLVAEGDGVRAGETIIAERPSDDG